The DNA sequence GGCGTGGGCATAGTCCCGCGCCCGCACCCCGATCCGGGCGACGTGCCTCAGACGGGCCGTGGGGGCGCGCGTCACGCCGAGCGCCTCGGCGAGGTCCTGGCCGTGGGCCCAGGTCTCCATGAGCCGCGCGGTCGCGACGGCCGCGGGCGACATGGGCGGCCCGTACCAGGGGAAGCGGGCCTCGGGCGGGGCGGCGCGCAGGGCCCGCTGGAGCGCGTCGCGGCCGGTGCGCCAGCTCTTGAGGAGCGCGGCGGGCGCCTTGGCCGCGCCCTCGCGGGCACCGTCGTCGACGAAGGTGTCCGGCGCCTTCAGGGCGGCGGCCGCCTGCGCGGCGAACCCGTCGGGGTCGGTCGCGGCGAGCAGCGCGGCCCGGTCGGTCCAGGCGAGGTGCGCGATCTGGTGGGCGACGGTCCAGCCGGGCGCGGGCGTGGGCAGGGACCACCGCTCGGGCTCCAAGGCGTCGACGAGGCGGTCGAGTTCGTCGCTCTCGTCGCGCAGATCGTCGAGTACGCCGATGACGGCGCGGGCGTCGGACACGGTGCGCTCCCCTCAGGGCACGGCGGTGTGCCCTGGGAGCATGGCAGCGCCCGGAGAAACAATCAAGCGTGCTTGGATTATTTTTCCGGGGTCGCCGGGGTCGCCGGACCCTCCTCGACCGGAGCCTCCGACGGGGCCGAACTCGCC is a window from the Streptomyces spectabilis genome containing:
- a CDS encoding TIGR03084 family metal-binding protein, translating into MSDARAVIGVLDDLRDESDELDRLVDALEPERWSLPTPAPGWTVAHQIAHLAWTDRAALLAATDPDGFAAQAAAALKAPDTFVDDGAREGAAKAPAALLKSWRTGRDALQRALRAAPPEARFPWYGPPMSPAAVATARLMETWAHGQDLAEALGVTRAPTARLRHVARIGVRARDYAHAVRGLDAPGEEFRVELTAPDGSLWTYGPKDAAQRVTGPALDFCLLVTRRAHRDDLAVRAEGVAADRWLDIAQAFAGPPGAGRAPKGGRG